One genomic segment of Alicycliphilus denitrificans K601 includes these proteins:
- the ubiB gene encoding ubiquinone biosynthesis regulatory protein kinase UbiB, with translation MSRFFRGLTIVWVVLRYGLDELVLSSFNRPWLRVFTRVITLGRNLDAPRGQRLREALERLGPIFVKFGQVLSTRRDLMPPDIADELALLQDRVPPFDPGIAIATIERSFRRPIGEIFVSFEREPVASASIAQVHFAVIRDRQGIERDVAVKVLRPGMLPVIDKDLALMRMMAGWVEGLSADGKRLKPREVVAEFDNYLHDELDLVREAANAAQLRRNMEGLDLVLIPEVFWDFCHADVAVMERMNGVPINQVERLRAAGVDIPKLARDGVTIFFTQVFRDGFFHADMHPGNIQVSLDQSTFGRYISLDFGIVGTLTEFDKEYLAQNFTAFFRRDYKRVAELHIESGWVPASTRVNELEAAIRTVCEPYFDRPLKEISLGMVLLRLFQTSRRFQVEIQPQLVLLQKTLLNIEGLGRQLDPDLDLWSTAKPFLEKWMLEQLGPQRMWRELRAEAPHYAKILPDLPRLLHDFLRQRPHDGRADLQELLAAQKRTNRLLQSLLYGGLGFVLGLLAMQLFVRIRFF, from the coding sequence ATGAGCCGCTTCTTCCGGGGCCTGACCATCGTCTGGGTGGTGCTGCGCTACGGGCTCGATGAGCTGGTGCTGTCGAGCTTCAACCGGCCATGGCTGCGCGTCTTCACGCGCGTGATCACCTTGGGGCGCAACCTGGACGCGCCGCGCGGCCAGCGCCTGCGCGAGGCGCTGGAGCGCCTGGGCCCCATCTTCGTGAAGTTCGGCCAGGTGCTGTCCACGCGGCGCGACCTGATGCCGCCGGACATCGCCGACGAGCTGGCGCTGCTGCAGGACCGCGTGCCGCCGTTCGACCCCGGGATCGCCATCGCCACCATAGAGCGGTCGTTCCGCCGCCCCATCGGCGAGATCTTCGTGTCGTTTGAGCGCGAGCCTGTGGCCAGCGCCTCCATCGCGCAGGTGCATTTCGCGGTGATCCGCGACCGCCAAGGCATCGAGCGCGACGTGGCCGTGAAGGTGCTGCGCCCGGGCATGCTGCCCGTGATCGACAAGGACCTGGCGCTCATGCGCATGATGGCCGGCTGGGTCGAGGGCCTGTCGGCCGACGGCAAGCGCCTCAAGCCCCGCGAGGTGGTGGCGGAGTTCGACAACTACCTGCACGACGAGCTCGATCTGGTGCGCGAGGCCGCCAACGCCGCGCAGCTGCGGCGCAACATGGAGGGGCTGGACCTGGTGCTCATCCCCGAGGTGTTCTGGGACTTCTGCCATGCCGACGTGGCGGTGATGGAGCGCATGAACGGCGTGCCCATCAACCAGGTGGAGCGCCTGCGCGCGGCCGGCGTGGACATACCGAAGCTCGCGCGCGACGGTGTGACGATCTTCTTCACGCAGGTGTTCCGCGACGGCTTCTTCCATGCCGACATGCACCCGGGCAACATCCAGGTCAGCCTGGACCAGTCCACCTTCGGGCGCTACATCTCGCTGGACTTCGGCATCGTGGGCACGCTGACCGAGTTCGACAAGGAATACCTGGCGCAAAACTTCACGGCCTTCTTCCGGCGCGACTACAAGCGCGTGGCTGAGCTGCACATCGAGAGCGGCTGGGTGCCCGCGAGCACGCGCGTCAACGAGCTGGAGGCGGCCATACGCACGGTGTGCGAGCCGTACTTCGACCGCCCGCTCAAGGAGATCTCGCTGGGCATGGTGCTGCTGCGGCTGTTCCAGACCTCGCGGCGCTTCCAGGTGGAGATACAGCCGCAGCTCGTGCTGCTGCAGAAGACCCTGCTCAACATCGAGGGCCTGGGGCGCCAGCTCGACCCCGACCTGGACCTGTGGAGCACGGCCAAGCCGTTCCTGGAGAAATGGATGCTCGAGCAGCTCGGCCCCCAGCGCATGTGGCGTGAGCTGCGCGCCGAGGCGCCGCACTACGCCAAGATCCTGCCCGACCTGCCGCGCCTGCTGCACGACTTCCTGCGCCAGCGCCCGCACGACGGCCGGGCCGACCTGCAGGAGCTGCTCGCCGCCCAGAAGCGCACCAACCGCCTGCTGCAGAGCCTGCTCTACGGCGGCCTGGGCTTCGTGCTCGGCCTGCTGGCCATGCAGCTGTTCGTGCGCATCCGCTTCTTCTGA
- a CDS encoding sodium:solute symporter family protein, producing MLLFMVIAYLFVTIGIGLWAAQRVKNTADFAIAGRHLPMYMIITTTFATWFGSEIVLGVPAKFIQGGLNAVVEDPFGAGMCLILVGLFFAAKLYRMTLLTISDYYRERYGRAVEVICSLIIMLSYLGWVSAQVTALGLVFNLLSGGTVSIPWGMAIGVLSILVYTLWGGMWSVAVTDFIQMIILVLGLVVLSWFAADMAGGADKVIDLVTSRDMLRFWPEPTWHEVLFFFGAAITMMLGSIPQQDVFQRVMSANTERAATHGTVIGGSAYILFAFVPMFLVASALLIMPEQAAQLLREDPQKVLPTLVMERMPLLMQVLFFGALLSAIKSCASATLLAPSVTFTENIWRQFRPEYISDREKLLAMRISVLVFAAGVLFYSIKMEGTPIYELVSSAYQVPLVGAFVPLVFGLYWKRANTQGAVCAVMMGIGVWLVFMLTPALHEAFPQQLAGLLSAVFGMVAGSLTPQLVRNTRAPHHRVVGVE from the coding sequence GTGCTGCTCTTCATGGTGATTGCCTATCTGTTCGTCACCATAGGGATAGGCCTGTGGGCCGCCCAGCGGGTGAAGAATACGGCCGACTTCGCGATCGCGGGGCGCCACCTGCCCATGTACATGATCATCACCACCACGTTCGCCACGTGGTTCGGCTCCGAGATCGTGCTGGGCGTGCCCGCCAAGTTCATTCAGGGGGGGCTGAACGCCGTGGTCGAGGACCCGTTCGGCGCCGGCATGTGCCTGATCCTCGTGGGCCTGTTCTTCGCGGCCAAGCTGTACCGCATGACGCTGCTGACCATCAGCGACTATTATCGCGAGCGCTACGGCAGGGCCGTGGAGGTCATCTGCTCGCTGATCATCATGCTGAGCTACCTGGGCTGGGTGTCGGCGCAGGTCACGGCGCTGGGGCTGGTGTTCAACCTGCTCTCGGGCGGCACGGTGAGCATTCCCTGGGGCATGGCCATCGGCGTGCTGTCCATCCTGGTCTACACGCTGTGGGGCGGCATGTGGTCGGTGGCCGTCACGGACTTCATCCAGATGATCATCCTGGTGCTGGGCCTGGTGGTCCTGTCCTGGTTTGCGGCCGACATGGCGGGCGGGGCGGACAAGGTGATCGACCTGGTCACCAGCCGCGACATGCTGCGCTTCTGGCCCGAGCCGACCTGGCACGAGGTGCTGTTCTTCTTCGGCGCCGCTATCACCATGATGCTGGGCTCGATCCCGCAGCAGGACGTGTTCCAGCGCGTCATGTCGGCCAACACGGAGCGGGCGGCCACGCACGGCACGGTGATCGGCGGCTCGGCCTACATCCTGTTCGCCTTCGTGCCCATGTTCCTGGTCGCGAGCGCGCTCCTCATCATGCCCGAGCAGGCGGCACAGCTGCTCAGGGAGGATCCGCAGAAGGTGCTGCCCACGCTGGTCATGGAGAGGATGCCGCTGCTCATGCAGGTGCTGTTCTTCGGCGCCCTGCTGTCGGCCATCAAGTCCTGCGCCTCGGCCACGCTGCTGGCGCCCAGCGTGACCTTCACCGAGAACATCTGGCGCCAGTTCCGCCCCGAGTACATCAGCGACCGCGAAAAGCTGCTGGCCATGCGCATCAGCGTGCTGGTCTTCGCCGCCGGCGTGCTGTTCTACTCCATCAAGATGGAGGGCACGCCCATCTACGAGCTGGTGTCGAGCGCCTACCAGGTGCCGCTGGTGGGGGCCTTCGTGCCTCTGGTGTTCGGCCTGTACTGGAAGCGCGCCAACACCCAGGGCGCGGTGTGCGCCGTGATGATGGGCATCGGCGTGTGGCTGGTGTTCATGCTCACGCCCGCGCTGCACGAGGCCTTTCCGCAGCAGCTCGCCGGCCTGCTGTCCGCCGTGTTCGGCATGGTGGCCGGCTCGCTGACGCCACAACTGGTGCGCAATACGCGCGCGCCCCATCACCGCGTGGTCGGGGTCGAGTAA
- a CDS encoding Tim44 domain-containing protein translates to MMKLWSVLLVAMLALVHLDADARRLGGGKSMGRQSSNVTQREAGNPPAAPAAPVQNAANSAPAKPAAAPNAAAAAPKKPWGAMLGGLAAGLGLAWLAHSLGLGAEFGQFLLIALLALAVMVVIGMVMRSRRPAASQEGAAPFAFQGAGAATPAEAQAPRQYSPDKVGNDASARPWESTGMAYQAPATGGGSMIGSALAGSQNWGVPADFDVAGFLAAAKRNFTTLQAAWDRSDIATLRSMMTDGMVDEIRAQLSERESHRGGEQPNHTDVVMLEAQLLGIEDLGDGYMASVEFSGMIREEPSAGPSPFREVWNMTKPKNGSVGWLVAGVQALQ, encoded by the coding sequence ATGATGAAACTGTGGTCCGTGCTCCTGGTCGCCATGCTGGCGCTCGTGCATTTGGATGCGGATGCGCGCCGTCTGGGCGGCGGCAAATCCATGGGCAGGCAGTCCAGCAACGTGACGCAGCGCGAAGCGGGCAATCCCCCCGCCGCGCCTGCCGCTCCGGTGCAGAACGCAGCCAACAGCGCCCCGGCCAAACCCGCGGCAGCGCCCAACGCCGCGGCGGCGGCGCCCAAGAAACCCTGGGGCGCCATGCTCGGCGGCCTGGCCGCCGGCCTGGGCCTGGCGTGGCTGGCCCATTCCCTGGGCCTGGGGGCCGAGTTCGGCCAGTTCCTGCTCATCGCGCTGCTGGCGCTGGCCGTGATGGTGGTGATCGGCATGGTCATGCGCTCGCGTAGGCCCGCGGCCAGCCAGGAGGGCGCCGCGCCCTTCGCCTTCCAGGGCGCGGGCGCCGCCACGCCGGCCGAGGCGCAGGCGCCACGCCAGTACAGCCCCGACAAGGTGGGCAACGATGCCTCGGCGCGCCCCTGGGAGAGCACCGGCATGGCCTACCAGGCGCCGGCCACGGGCGGCGGCTCCATGATCGGATCGGCCCTGGCCGGCTCGCAGAACTGGGGCGTTCCCGCTGACTTCGACGTGGCGGGCTTCCTGGCCGCCGCCAAGCGCAACTTCACCACGCTGCAGGCCGCCTGGGACCGCTCCGACATCGCCACGCTGCGCTCCATGATGACCGACGGCATGGTCGACGAGATCCGCGCCCAGCTGAGCGAGCGCGAGTCGCACCGCGGCGGTGAGCAGCCCAACCACACCGACGTGGTGATGCTGGAGGCGCAGCTGCTCGGCATCGAGGACCTGGGCGACGGCTACATGGCCAGCGTCGAGTTCTCCGGCATGATCCGCGAGGAGCCCTCGGCCGGACCGAGCCCGTTCCGCGAGGTCTGGAACATGACCAAGCCCAAGAACGGCTCCGTCGGCTGGCTGGTGGCCGGCGTGCAGGCCCTGCAATAG
- a CDS encoding FmdB family zinc ribbon protein: protein MPIYAYRCGTCGHAKDVLQKISDAPLTVCPACGAQAFAKQVTAAGFQLKGSGWYVTDFRGGANGAASAPVAQDAPKTEAASAAPASPASSSDA from the coding sequence ATGCCTATTTACGCTTACCGATGCGGCACCTGTGGCCATGCCAAAGACGTGCTGCAAAAGATCTCCGATGCGCCTTTGACGGTGTGCCCGGCCTGCGGCGCGCAGGCCTTTGCCAAGCAGGTGACGGCCGCGGGCTTCCAGCTCAAGGGCTCGGGTTGGTACGTGACCGACTTCCGCGGCGGCGCAAACGGCGCGGCGTCCGCTCCAGTGGCGCAGGATGCTCCTAAAACAGAAGCTGCAAGCGCTGCTCCAGCAAGCCCTGCATCCAGTTCCGACGCATAA